One genomic region from Candidatus Neomarinimicrobiota bacterium encodes:
- a CDS encoding NAD(P)H-hydrate dehydratase, with product MQLVTRQQSRDFDRLAMAEYGITGEILMGNAGQKIAEFVRAQLVNIHQPHIGIVCGKGNNGGDGYATAVILYNWGFRVTIYSLVVNEVKGDSKIYHEQCNEAGITIIYNALLPTTKPKFDLMIDGLLGTGFIGKIREELFPWVDWLNNCCETVSIDIPSGVDANSGVVDSHAVNANHTITMGFSKVGMMIEPGKSYSGRIHPVDIGFPNIVSDLDGRKWSAISQEEIQTIIKPLHKSTYKHIQGKVLLIAGSKGMTGAAYLSTMAALRSGAGLTITCAPASLNSIYEEKITEGMTVPCEDNGRGYLSKENYNEIMKWVEWCDVVAIGPGLGNNSGTADLVEKLVQAVEKPMVIDADGLRPFYNNMDLFNQIKNEFVITPHLGEMSQLIDTPADRIRNDLPTAIDKMINNFAGVLIAKFAPSLVAWGSKGAVNSTGNPGLATAGSGDVLTGMVASFMAQGFNAVNAAKAAIYIHGKAADQLAKSISQRGMIAGDLLYKIGKVLHEYES from the coding sequence ATGCAGTTAGTTACTCGCCAACAATCGCGAGACTTTGATCGATTAGCCATGGCTGAGTATGGCATAACTGGCGAAATATTAATGGGGAATGCCGGTCAAAAAATAGCAGAATTTGTTCGTGCTCAACTGGTTAACATACATCAGCCACATATAGGAATTGTTTGTGGAAAAGGGAATAATGGGGGAGATGGATATGCCACTGCTGTGATCCTTTATAACTGGGGTTTTCGTGTTACCATATACTCATTGGTTGTGAATGAGGTGAAAGGTGATTCCAAAATTTATCATGAACAATGTAATGAAGCAGGAATAACCATTATTTATAATGCCTTACTACCCACTACAAAACCAAAATTTGATTTAATGATAGACGGACTTTTAGGTACCGGTTTTATTGGGAAAATTAGAGAAGAACTTTTTCCTTGGGTTGATTGGTTGAATAATTGCTGCGAAACAGTTTCTATTGATATTCCATCGGGTGTGGATGCCAATTCCGGTGTAGTCGATAGTCATGCGGTAAACGCCAATCATACGATTACTATGGGTTTTTCAAAAGTGGGTATGATGATTGAACCGGGGAAAAGTTATTCCGGGCGGATACATCCTGTGGATATTGGTTTCCCTAATATTGTGTCTGATTTAGATGGTCGTAAATGGTCAGCTATTTCTCAGGAAGAAATTCAAACAATTATAAAACCCCTACACAAATCAACCTATAAGCATATCCAAGGAAAAGTGCTTTTAATTGCCGGATCAAAAGGGATGACCGGTGCGGCCTATCTCTCCACAATGGCAGCCTTGCGAAGTGGTGCTGGATTAACCATTACTTGTGCTCCCGCATCACTTAATAGTATTTATGAGGAAAAAATAACAGAAGGAATGACCGTTCCATGCGAGGATAACGGCCGTGGATATTTATCCAAAGAAAATTATAATGAAATTATGAAATGGGTAGAATGGTGTGATGTGGTAGCAATAGGACCCGGTTTAGGAAATAATAGTGGAACTGCAGATTTGGTTGAAAAATTGGTTCAAGCTGTTGAAAAACCTATGGTAATTGATGCGGATGGGTTACGGCCATTTTATAACAATATGGATTTGTTCAACCAAATTAAGAATGAATTTGTGATTACACCGCACTTGGGTGAAATGAGCCAATTGATAGATACCCCCGCAGATAGAATACGCAATGACCTCCCCACCGCAATTGATAAAATGATTAATAATTTTGCTGGTGTACTTATTGCCAAATTTGCACCTTCTTTGGTTGCATGGGGTAGTAAAGGTGCTGTTAATTCCACCGGGAATCCAGGCTTAGCTACGGCAGGGTCAGGTGATGTATTGACTGGAATGGTGGCATCTTTCATGGCACAAGGATTCAATGCAGTAAATGCGGCAAAAGCAGCAATCTATATACACGGAAAGGCAGCAGATCAATTGGCGAAATCCATTAGTCAGCGCGGTATGATCGCGGGAGATTTATTATATAAAATCGGCAAGGTTCTACATGAATATGAATCATAA
- the vanZ gene encoding VanZ family protein, translating into MNHKTFRILLVAYMLLILSVSSLPGQSIPKTWLLTWDKLIHLVEYFILGVLAMKSMNSILTKNLKFVISFGIFFGFTDEYLQSFISGRFSSGWDVLADTIGVVIGALLVLGNDKK; encoded by the coding sequence ATGAATCATAAAACGTTTCGCATTCTATTGGTTGCCTATATGCTATTGATATTGAGCGTATCCAGTTTGCCGGGCCAAAGTATCCCAAAGACTTGGCTGCTTACATGGGATAAACTGATTCACTTGGTGGAATATTTTATTTTGGGCGTGTTGGCTATGAAAAGTATGAATTCCATATTAACAAAGAATCTGAAATTCGTAATCTCATTTGGAATCTTTTTTGGTTTCACGGATGAATATTTACAATCATTTATATCAGGACGGTTCTCCAGCGGATGGGACGTACTTGCGGATACGATAGGTGTTGTCATTGGAGCACTCCTTGTTTTAGGAAATGATAAAAAGTGA